A genomic window from Winogradskyella sp. J14-2 includes:
- a CDS encoding tetratricopeptide repeat protein has product MIFSQEKNKLLDSIFLLRENSKNPSLSKEERIDYAEKAVQLSLKIKSDSTVLKSERNLSYVYLLTGEYDLFRDATLKNLLFAKKLNDSSAIATSSSNLGFYYYQIDDNISESYGYYLQALKYYDALNILNEKAAVLTALATIQDDEKDYLGSEQNAIEALKIINSLDAYKTQNIDKYYAYNLLGLVSLKLENYEQSIDYHNQALEVTKIIDDGESKALQSLNNLAFAYREKGDLDKSLEIFVELLQNDELKENDITFYALILSNYAFTKFLKGNYNYKSLENDFQRALKIADSIDDSYTKLAASIDLAKFYKANDKLGAALKYSKKSYRISKDIPINDLLLESMLLLSDLTKGEESKKYLNEHIKLSDSLLKVERAVRNKFARIEYETDQLEAENEQISKENFYLLILSAGLLLTAVLVYLVISQRAKNRKLKLIQVQQKANEDIYNLMLSQQDKVDEARTLEKKRISEELHDGVLGRLFGTRLSLDSINFKDGKEAMVTRASYIDQLKTIEEDIRKISHELNTDFVSGSGFMDIVSELIENQTQAYGLTYKFDYTDDISWDFVSNKTKINIYRIIQESMQNIYKHANAKAIKISISIEKNVICLEIIDDGEGFDTSKSKKGIGLKNMTSRVDEINGKITFTSQSGNGTTVNVKIPYNNQSRHDMS; this is encoded by the coding sequence GTGATTTTTAGTCAAGAGAAGAATAAACTGTTAGACTCTATTTTTCTTCTTAGGGAAAACTCTAAAAACCCATCCTTGTCAAAGGAAGAGCGGATAGACTATGCTGAAAAAGCGGTTCAACTTTCATTAAAGATTAAAAGTGATTCAACGGTCTTAAAAAGCGAAAGAAATCTTTCTTACGTTTACCTACTAACAGGTGAATATGACTTGTTTAGAGATGCTACACTTAAAAATCTGTTATTTGCTAAAAAGCTCAATGATTCCTCTGCTATAGCTACATCTAGCAGTAATCTCGGTTTTTATTACTATCAGATAGATGATAATATATCAGAATCTTATGGTTATTATCTACAGGCACTAAAATATTATGATGCTTTAAATATTTTAAATGAAAAGGCTGCTGTTTTAACAGCATTGGCAACTATTCAAGACGATGAAAAGGATTATCTGGGGAGCGAACAAAATGCAATAGAGGCGCTAAAAATCATTAATAGTTTAGATGCATATAAAACTCAAAATATAGATAAATACTATGCGTACAATCTTCTAGGCCTAGTCTCCTTAAAGCTTGAAAATTATGAGCAATCTATAGATTATCATAATCAGGCATTAGAAGTAACTAAAATTATTGATGATGGTGAGTCTAAGGCCTTACAGAGTTTGAATAATTTAGCTTTTGCTTACCGAGAAAAAGGCGACTTAGATAAATCTCTTGAGATCTTTGTGGAGTTACTTCAAAACGATGAATTAAAAGAAAATGATATAACATTCTATGCCTTAATATTGAGCAATTATGCATTCACCAAGTTTTTAAAGGGAAATTATAATTATAAATCTCTGGAAAATGATTTTCAGAGAGCACTAAAAATAGCTGATAGTATAGACGATTCGTATACAAAGCTAGCAGCCTCAATAGATTTGGCAAAATTTTATAAAGCGAACGACAAGCTTGGTGCAGCTTTAAAATACTCAAAGAAGAGCTACAGGATTTCTAAGGACATACCAATAAATGATTTACTCTTAGAATCGATGCTTTTGTTGTCTGACTTAACAAAAGGGGAGGAGAGTAAGAAATACCTTAATGAGCATATTAAATTAAGCGATAGCCTACTGAAAGTCGAAAGAGCGGTTAGAAATAAATTTGCAAGAATAGAATACGAAACCGATCAGCTCGAAGCCGAAAATGAACAAATATCCAAAGAAAACTTTTACCTCCTTATTTTATCTGCTGGTCTATTGCTTACAGCAGTATTGGTGTATTTGGTTATCTCTCAACGCGCTAAAAATAGAAAACTAAAACTTATCCAAGTGCAACAAAAAGCCAATGAAGATATTTATAATCTAATGCTCAGCCAACAAGATAAAGTCGATGAGGCCAGAACATTAGAAAAAAAACGTATTTCAGAAGAACTACACGATGGTGTTTTAGGACGATTGTTTGGTACACGCTTAAGTCTGGACAGTATAAATTTTAAAGACGGCAAAGAGGCTATGGTGACTAGAGCAAGTTATATCGATCAGTTAAAAACGATAGAAGAAGATATACGTAAGATTTCTCACGAACTAAACACAGATTTTGTTTCTGGCTCTGGGTTTATGGATATAGTTTCAGAACTTATTGAAAATCAAACACAAGCATATGGCTTAACGTATAAGTTTGATTACACGGATGATATCAGTTGGGACTTTGTGTCTAATAAAACAAAGATTAATATCTACAGGATTATACAAGAGTCCATGCAAAATATATATAAACATGCCAACGCAAAAGCCATAAAAATTAGTATTTCTATAGAAAAAAATGTAATTTGCTTAGAAATCATCGATGATGGAGAAGGCTTTGATACATCAAAAAGTAAAAAAGGAATTGGTTTAAAGAACATGACATCTCGTGTTGATGAGATTAACGGTAAAATCACCTTCACTTCTCAGTCTGGTAATGGTACAACTGTTAATGTTAAGATTCCCTATAATAACCAATCTAGGCATGACATGAGTTAG